The sequence below is a genomic window from Ipomoea triloba cultivar NCNSP0323 chromosome 10, ASM357664v1.
agttgagcagcagagaaaggcgtttggttttagagagaaaaaggaggcagcattagggttttCTTGATGGTTCGAATATTTACTTTTgaaactaatattattgtgacatgaccatttttagttctttatcaataaaatagtttaaatattgttaaatataaggacattttgatcttcaattattaatttttttttaaataaacatacaaatataacggTTCAACCTACTTGTATAAACAAAAGatcgaaatgtctttgtatttaacaacatttcaacgttttgttgatgaaggactaaaaatggtaatgccacaataatactaaaatcaaatgagaatgttctaataaaaaaaaaaagactaaaagtagatTATCATATacaaatctaggacaaaaaatagaattaagtcTAATTTTAAGTAAGAGAACACAAGAAATCTTGTTTTATCAAATGTATAAAAGGGGATAATTAGCACTTTTAGTTCTTGTGCTTTGGCAATTGGCTCTAGCCCTTTAAGATTTTATGTTTTGGATATTATGACTgctttaatatttgatttttgttttcaaaaaaaaaaatatttgatttttctcGCAAGGTAACAATTTTTGTTCTCAAATTGATagaatggttttttttttttttttaaagacaaaatTGATAGAATGGTTAACTCTATGATTTGTATGTTTTGTTGTACATAATAAACGATTTTGAAGTGTGTTTCATTTCCTAGTCTTGTAATAGTTGTCATCTAACGAAATTAACGGTCACCAATAAATTAGTTCAGAAATCAAATCTCCATTTtgtgaaaaacaaaataatcgAAACTAGATATGATCgcaccaaaacaaaataaattaaaatttaatatatagagaccaaaaatttgttattttttataaataatctcAGTAAAATTGGTTAGATAGTTGATTGGATAACCACAAGATTATAAGCTTGACATATCGGGATGGCTTctgaataaaaagaaaaattgtattatctgttctaaaagaaaattacatattttatgcCAATTAAATTGCAAAATCTCGTTTTCATCGCAATTGGCTATTGGGTATTGTCTTATTGAATGAATATCTCTAACGGACAGCGGCTATATCTAAGCGCATTTTACATTTTAGTCCTTTCCCCCCTTTCCTATAATTACATTTCCCTTTCCCCTCTTTATGGCAGGCAGCCACTCTCACTGCACTGCCCAAACTAACATCTCCAAACGGCGTCGTTTCCGTGAGATCACCATTACCGAATCCCCCCTCCCCCGCCGCCTTCTTGCAGTTCCTCCATTTTTTCCGGCGGTTTTACTCTGATTGAGCTGTTTCTGTCGGCATCTCCTCCGGCCGGCCATGTCGTCGCCGTCCAATTTCAAGATCCGGTACTCCCCCACCGCAGCGGCATTGCCCCACGTCGCCGACTccctcgccgccgccgcctccgtCGTCTACAGCGGCTCCAACGCCGTCGCCAACCACGACGCCTTCTCTTCGTCTTTCAGCAAATTCAACTCCGCCCTCACCGCCGGCCTCCTCAACCCAATGTCGCCACCGCCCTCCGACGACAAGGCCCGCGCCAGCCCTACCTTGTTCGAGATGATGGCTAGCGAGCCCGATCGTGTCCCCAAAACGTCTCCCCAGATTCCCAACGGCTTCGTCTCCACCCTAAACCAGCGGCCTAATTCTCTCGTAATCCAAGACAAGCAGGCATTGCTGCAACAGCGGCTTTCGGATCTTCTGGCGTGTCGGAGCCCCGGAAATCAGTTCAATGACTCGTCTTCCAGTGACGTCAAGTTAACATTGAGCTCCAAGGATGGCCTGAGCGTTTCCATGAATGTCCACAGCCAGATCTTGGTGGCTCATAGTCGGTTTTTTGCCCTAAAATTACCGGAAAAATGGGCTAAGCAACCGAGGAATTCGGGTCCATACATTGTGGAGATTGCTGATTGTGATGACATTGAGGTTTACATAGAGACTCTGAGGCTAATGTATTGCAAGGATTTAAAGAAGAAGCTCATTAAAGAAGATGTCCCTAAAGTTCTAGGAATCTTAAAGGTAATTATTGCACTAATCTCCTTTTATGTGAGTATATAATCCCTCACATTAACTgtaattcttttaattattatctATAACTCAACTAATTTACAGCAATTAACCATTTATATGTTCCTAGAAATAGAATCATACATATCTCCTTGCATGTCGGTTGAAAAAAATGTTGCTATCTATAACCAGCTGAGTTTAGTTTGATTGTTCTGgtaattaatgtaattaatgtaattaatgTATGCCATTTTGAAGGCTTTTGACTTTTGTACTGTGTTGGAATCTATTACTGAGCATAGGGTTTCATGAAAGAGATTATCTTTTCTTTGAGACTATATATGTGAACAAGTAGAGTAAACTTTCATAGACATTTGATGTATGGCTATTGGCTAATAGCATTGTCATATAGGTTTCTGCAGCAATTGGGTTTAATGCTGGAGTTCTATCATGTTTGGAGTACTTAGAAGCTGCTCCCTGGGCGGAGGACGAGGAAGAAAAAGTAGCGTCGCTCTTATCTGAGCTTCACCTCGAAGGGATTGGTGCAGGGGAAGTCTTAAAGAGGGTGTCGCTTGATGCTGTGGCTGGGACAGAGGATGGAGATGGCAATGAGGAGGTTCTTCTCAAGTTATTGCATGTGGTTCTCGAAGGGAAAGATGAGAAAGCAAGGCGGGAGATGAAAGGGTTAGTGTCAAAAATGCTACGCGAGAATTCATCTCAAAATGACTTGAGGAAGGAGTCACTTTATTCGGCTTGTGATGCATGCTTGCAATTGCTCTGCGACTGTTTTCTTCGGGCAGCTGGGGGAGACCTTGAAGATATCAGCCAGATTGCTCGGCAGGCTGATAATTTGCACTGGCTTTTGGATATTTTGATCGATAGACAGGTTGCTGAAGACTTTTTGAGGACTTGGGCTTCGCAGTCTGAATTGTCCGAGGCACATTGTAGAGTGCCGGCTGTTCACAGATACGAGGTTAGCAGGGTAACGGCCAGGCTGTTTGTCGGGATTGGGAAAGGGCAACTGTTAGCTTCCAAGGACTTGAGGTGCTTGTTATTGCAGACATGGTTGACGCCATTCTATGAGGATTTCGGATGGATGAGGAGGGCAACGAAAGGCCTTGACAAGCATTTAATCGAGGATGGTCTGAGCAGTACTATTCTAACACTGCCTATGGCCTTGCAACAGGAAATTTTAATGTCGTGGTTTAATCGGTTTTTGAACTCCGGTGATGACTGCCCAAATATTCAGAGGGGATTCGAGATTTGGTGGAGAAGGGCGTTCTGGAGGCGGAATAGTGAGCAGCCCGAGCAGCTGCGCCAAATGCGCATTGTGACTGCAACAATTGAGAACTCTTGAGATTTACATGTCAGTGAAATTAGTGTTGTTATTAACATGTGACTATTAACTCTTACTATCACTTGGCTGTCAAATAGAAGAATAATTTCTCTTTTTCCCCTTCCTTGGTATCATCtacacatgaatataaattttacagtAATTAACTAGCAACATTGACGCTAGTTATTGACATGAACTGCATTACCATGAAGACTGCCAGTTAGGGCAAAACCAAAACCTTTTGTTGGGAATATGCAACCTCATTATATTAGCAACTGGACGGATTCTTATGTGTATTTGATGATTTTCATATTTCCAAGGTAATAACACATTAACACCATCCATTAGTGTTCTGTTATAGTAGGAATTTATTCAACTAACAGTGTTCGATCTGTGTACATATTGGTTGACTTTTGTCTTTGTAAAACAGCCAGACCTGGCAACCATTTCATCTTCAAAGCTTCATGCATAAATGCAGCAAGCCCCTGTCTGACCTTCATCTCCATCAATTTTCTTTCAATGAGGTTTTAGATGAACATGCAGTCTCAATTCTCATTGTCATCATCAAAGTGAGTGAAGTAGGATGGTCCAGTAATCAGGCAATCATAATTTAGCTCTCCCGGCTTCGCTATCTTTTGCCTTCATCAAAAACCAATGCAAAAACATCACATGTTAAAGATTGAAGATAGGAGGCAACCCCAACCTGTTGACTTGAtcaccacaaggttacaagttcgactcccaggAGTagtctattggccttcttggtttgagccggggGTTTACTCTGGTAGTACTAGCAAATAAAAACATCATATTTACCATTCTTGATCAATTAGCATTTTGTCGGTTAATCCGAACTTGATCAACTCCTCTTTGGTGTGGTGCATTAGCAGACTGTACCTGCATGTATTATTCACATTTATGGATACATTAAAAACACAAGTGTTTCATAGTGCACTATTTACCTTCCACCATAACCTCTTTCCATGACAACCATATTGCCATTGCCAATATTGTGAAGTCCTTCAAACTGTTCAACAGTCCACTTGTACCATCTCATCAAGAAAACTCTCAAGGTTAGACCATGTGATACCATGATTAAGTTCATATTTGGGCTCTGCTCACCAGGTGGCTGAAATCTCCCTATGTCTATGTCATTCCTAAGTGTTTCCCTGAACCCTACAATTCAATCAGTCATTCTACAATTAACCTTAAAAACTCAGTTTAAGATCAACAACATTAGCTCCTATCCAGAATACCTGTAATTCTATCATAGACATCAGCTGCTGATTCCCCATTGGGAAACCTGTAGAAAAACCGGCCGTATCGTTTTCGAACCGCCTTCTCAATCTTCATCTGCTCTTTGTCTTGAAAATTCCcttcaaattaaaaacaattcaACTCAACttcaatctctttttttttttttttttttttaaattttgttagtactactgactctgttataactTAGTATCTTAATTttgatgtatatatacacataaaagtAAAACCGGTGACTATGTTGTTACCAAAATCTTGCTCTCTTAAACGAGGTTCTTCTCTGACGCCTGCAATTCTTGAACGCTCGAATGCCTTAGCCAAATTCCTGAGAGTTTCGAGTCCTCTTCTATAAGGGGACACATAAAAGTACACTTTCCAATCCTCTGCCTCGTCTTTCTCGATCATTTCTCTAATTCTCCTCCCACATTCCTCTGCTTCAGCCACGCCCTGATCCGTTAACCCCACTTTCGGGTCGGCTACTCGCGTGTACACGCTCTCGTCCACATTTCCCTGGCTCTCTCCGTGTCGTACGAGGATGATTCTACGCGGCCTAGGCGGCTTCAGAGTCGCAGGATGCTTGAGCTTCTTTTCCGGGAAACCGTTGTAGTCTGGAGGTTTGATGTTTACGCCAGCGGTGGCGTCGTCGCAGCACCGGACACAAGTTGGACTGTACGGTTTCCGGCACACCACCGGAGACGGGGAGGGTGGGAGGAGTGTTGAGAAAAGGCCGGTCATTTCTTTTAGTGGTCACAACTCACGAGGGACATTAGAGGATAAAATTATTGCATGGTCGATTTTACTCTTAACTTTCTCTTTGTATCCATTAAAAGTGTACTTTTTGAACTCATCAAGGTTTAAATGTGCAATTTTTGGTTTTAATAGGGTCTAAATTAAATGTGCACTTTCCGGCCTCGAAAGAGTCTGTATGTTTACTTACGAATTCCATATCCGTTGACTGATCGATCTCCTTATCAGAAGATTTGCCGACCTAAATATTAGTACTTCTCGAGATAGGTCAACTTCGCCATCACCTCAACAACTTACAAATGTCATGACCAACCTGAGTGTCCAATCAAAGGATGTCAAGTCAATTATGACAATATTTACTATCATTATGTCTATTTCCCACTTAGTATAAATAGAAAGCTCTACCTAGTGGGGAGGGGAAGGGGGAGGGGGCAGGGGGGCTCTACTTCCAACTTGTACCGCACCAATCGAAGCTTCATAACCTCGTGCGGTTTCACATGTTAGTTAGCTTTCCGACCACATCACTCACCCTCTATTAGCTTCCATACCTCATTACTCcctcttgtatttaatttgtcttTCATTAGTAATGTGTAGGTCGGAACATGCactattcaacaataatagtgGATTTCGACCTAGCCCAACCTAAAAACTCGTGATTTttccctttcatatttttacataaaatatcTTGTCTTGTTATTCCTTTTCTACTATTCATTCTTGTTATGTAGATTGACCCGAGTAAAtttaaaatgacttttgaaagttTTTTCTTGGATTTCTCAATGtttggtcatcaacaaaaaatgAAGTCAATAGCAAATACTTATTCTAGTCAAAgaaaaaataactcattttagggtgtgtttgaaaactcggaaaatgatttctgaaaatcattttccaagttttcagtgtttggtaaaGAGTAGAAAATGTGAGTCAAAGGAAAATGAGTGcttggtcaatgaaaaataacCTGAAAAATAACTTCCACTCTTTTTtgagaagtcatttttcaattctaacACAACACTACACCACTAACACTATACaaccaccacaccaccaccgtCATTGCCGTCatcgccaccaccaccacaccactACCTCTACCACTACCATATATactaccacttattattattattattattattattattattattattattatataacaaaaacaCCACTACCACCAGCACCACTTTAgttagttattttgatatcttattagttatttttttattatatttaaaattgttgttatatattattataaattttatatctaaaataaaattaaaatgtttaattatacaattctactcattttctagaaaatgaactaaacacaccaaAACAGTTTTCTAAAATGCAACCAAATACTAGCTAGAAATGAAAATACAAgggtattatttttttttcttcttcaaaattgattataatttgactttaaaattgtttttgatTGTTGTTCTACTTTCTGAACATTTTTTGTTAAATCATGAAAACTGGGTAATTATGATATTGCCATAAAAGTTGTTAAAGACAATTAAGTACCTTTTAAAATACTGGTATTAACAATGttaataaaatttcttttatcaTCTGTTACCGTGAATTAGTTGATCCCATCATATAATGTTATATGTTAAAaaatttggtgaaaatttttggTCACTGATGACTCCATTTCTAAATACCTTTTTGCCCCCTCTTTCATCTATTTTTGTAGTTAAGTGTTTATACTTGAGTGGGATTTATTACTtggttgtgtgtttttgtggtTATAGGTGAAATTCTTCACAACAAGTGGTAAAGGAAGCAATTTGGAAAgctttggatcaattttggtaGCTTAGGATCTCACTCAAGGAGGAAGAAAAGCAGCGGAGCGCAAAATGGAGCAggaaaaattactaaaaaaatgaaatgggtAGTGACACGGCCGTGTCCCTACCCGTTTTGGTCTGCCCTAAAACTGATCACCAAAATGGGTACTGACATGGCCGTGTCCCTGCCCGTTTTGGTCTGTGCTGTTCTGTTTAAGCGCGTTTTTGCTGCATTTTAAGGGGATTccgaaccctagctagtttagactctctctctaatattttcattagccatttttagcttagaATAGCTTAGATTGACATTGTAGAACACTTTGCAAACATCTTTTGGTGGTTTTGGAAGGGATTCCAACAACATCTCTCCatcattaatagtaaaactcttacttcctcttcttcaagtgtttttacatttattgcatatttatgctttccttgttgaatcttgctatgtttaccttaaatatgagtgagtagtctttCATATGGGTTAGATTTGGTGTTTATTGCTCTTATTGATGCTAGTtagatgattattgcataaaggggatgaacacccatttagggttcttgagtttgagttggattttgattttatctttcaatgattagttgcgcaatgattattgcttgtctttggaaagtctttcatttcaatggaagttggatggaagacttaAGCCAatacaatctcaaacccattttctcttctatggaaataggggtagatttggggcttaaatagcttttgttcttcaagaacttaggttgatacaccatgggaatggggcaacctttgttctaatccttgtggaaacttggattctttTGTGCTAGCATCAAGAACCTAGGGTTATTGTTCATCCCCCAACTCAAGTgttaatgcatcaatagagtaatacacctaatctaacccattcTTCCCAATAGATTTTAATCATAGTTTAGGCTTGTTTTCCCTTATATCCATAATTCCAAAATTACTTCTTAGTTGTTATACTTTAATCCTTAAAATGgttgcttggatccttatgggttTCAAGACCTTGGTGACTAGAGTCTAGGTGATTAATCCTTACGTGCCATAAAATCCAATCCTCGTGGTTCGACTTTACACCCATTTTCACACCCCGCTCTCACTACATCAGTCACTTACTTGGACGgagctaaaaaaaattatgtccGAAGGCCAAaatttacctaaaaatttacaATGTTAGTGAATATCAATATTGATTATGCttgatatcattatatataccctacataattgtacaatatattatcaataataacTTTTAATGATACTTTGTGTAATCTTGTATAAATTACATAACTCTCTTTTGGCCAAATAAACTCACGCCAATGACCTCCTCCTCCATTACATTACCCTAACCTACTAGTAATTTTTTGAAACtactaatactttttttttttttgaaggtgaAACTACTAATACTTAATGTATAgtttttcaatatttaatttttattttgaatatattaaactataattattaaaattgatcAATCTAATTATAAGCAAGCCACTTTTTTTGGGGGGTTGGGGGAggcattattgcatggaccatggtccacacagctgtaatAGTTTGTAATATGTAATACATAACAGTTAGCCCACAAAATAAGGCCCAAAAGCCGTAAACAAGTTTATCAAACGgaccaatttttttattttttttttcagtacaAAAACGGGCCATTTTATTCTCAAAGCTTTAATAGTTTGGTTTTATATAGCAAGTAGCTAGAATTGAATTTGGATGAGTTAATCGCggtttttaaaaacttttattttcGATTAGGGTGacattttcacatttaaattttttttaaatgataatattACATCCTAACATCCCTTACATCAATTTCTTTtaagaaaatttgtaatttatgacTCTCCATTATATGTCAATTATAAATGTCactcttgaattattagtggtgtaaatgttatccctcaattttcaaaacggtacatatattgccccttcCGTACGGATaggaggggcaacatttacactatgAGCTGAGATAGACAATATATGTacagttttaaaaattaaggaacaacatttacactactaataatttaggagtgacattgataattggcagggcataaattaaaatttttcctttcttttatcATATTCAGTCTTAccttttaaaacattttatcaGGTTTAGTCCCCAAGTATAATTGAGTtagatttattaaaaataataataaaatgcatGAGATTATGTAACCAAATTAAAAAGATACAGTTCAATACTTCAATGTGAATATGTCATTAAATCGAGAACTAAAACTAATATTAACCTCCgaatgggtaaaaaaaaaaaaaaaacctttttccaACTTGATACTGTTGACACTTTGTCTTGGAGAGTTagattataataaattatattctgtGTCTCGCaattgcaataaaaaaaataaaaagaaaaagaaaacttgTATCAATTTTTTGTCAATCAACTTGGCATACTGGTGTGAGAAAAACAGTGGAGTATTAATTTAGGTGAAATTATACATGTGTTAAAAGCCCACGTCAAGAAAACCTAGACTTGATATGTCTGTTAAAAGAGGAACACCGTCCAATCATCATCCAATTACAATGTTGATACAAACGTTCCAAGAAGGCAAGAAACTtctcacttaaaaaaaaaaaaatgtcttatTTGAGAAAGACTTAAAAGAAAAATGTCTTATTTGAGAAAGACTTAGAATAGTTTTATAAATTCTTAAAGAAACTTCATAGTAGGAGACAAAAGCTATGAACAAATTCTAACTATTTACAACCTTTGAACATTCTTATTCAACGAAATGAAGTAATTTTTGGTTTTGCCATTTGCATATAAGTTATTAATAgcaaaaaaaatatcatattttgtGATAGAATTCTTGATTTGGTGTTTTAAATCTTTGCTCAATAATGATCATTAATTATAATAGACATGCCACCAACATTTTCCATTCGTATAAAATAgtacaataaattaaagtttacattatatatttctCCCCGAAAGGTTGAATTCCCAACCTCAAAGGCCCCATATCCCAGTCCGACAAAGtatctgaatgttattttaaaattaaggtCTACATGCAACTCAAGGCAGACACTGatctatagtataatttgcgtTCCCTCCGGGCAGGCAACAGGAAAAATGGGAAAATTGGACCACAAAACAAAAGTGGTGAGATAAATTCCACCATAAGGAGCCCACGGAAATAGTGCGTTTCGCATTTAGTTGATGGATAATGGTGGAAAATAGTTTGATTTGTTGAGATGTTTGTAGCGTGTTTACTTGGTCACAAGTCTTAATACGATGGAGGTCCAATTCTGCTATCTTCTCATTGGGTCACTACTTCGATCCTATCCATCGCCACCAAtccaacttaattaattatcttCCTAACAAACACCTGCAATCTAATCTCCCCACTCATGCATtctattttaaagaaaaacgtGATGTACTGTCattatgatattaatattttttaaacctTAATACATGTGTAATTTTTAACATTGTAGAATATGATTTTTAACCTATAGAGTACATTTCTGAATAAATCCTAAaacttaaaacaataaataaataaatcataaacCTAGAGTGTAAATATTAAATCTTAagagtaaaaagtgaaccaatAAACTAAACTAAAAGATGAAACACTAAATCAAATCAGAAAATTAAACCATAAACTCTAAAAAGTGAACAGTAAGTTAATGCATTGCATTTTTAAATTAGACAAAATACATGATATAGTGTTACAAAGTGTGTCATGTAGTGTTGGAAAGTATCTTCACAAATTTAGGTTCCTTTATGTATTCCAGCAAATTATACAGTGTTACGTGGATTATaacaaaaaagtattttttttaatatattaaaaatacattgtttgtgtaatgaataaatattgtacaaaataatgtacttttagtactcaaataatttatttttcatgaatatagtgtacatttttaatatactaaaaatatattatttgtgtactgaatatatattatttgataatatggtccATGGAGCTGTATGGACCATGATTAATGTATTCCATATATGTCTTACTTCTTCTATGTTTTTAAGTtcaggaaaaatgttttcaagaaaaaaaagttcAGGAAAAAAAtctgtaataataattatatatagcaaAGTTTTTGGTGCTTTCTTCCAATAATAGAAGTCATATTAAGTGAttaaaactaaagaaaataaatggtTCCCTCCCTCCCCAACTTCTTTTTTAGGCATGACAAGACCTAAATAAGAGAAGTTGGAATCTTTCTCCTTTTCTAACTATATGCATTAATAATTAATCTAGTAATTTGGTAAAGTTTATAAATGAGTTACCGATACAATAACAAGGTCGGTTGAAGAACCAATTCTTAAAAGGTGCGCAATATTAAAGAGCTATGAGTCCGGACTTttcttgaataataataatagtcaagCTCTACAAATCCGATCTTTGGTCAAATCTATATGAGTATATgtagtaacaaaaaaaaatgtttttcttttcaatagTGATCTATATTTCATataagtttaaataatattaaaagtcaATCGATCAATTATAATCTGAGTATCAAATGGGCTTAAAAGTATCTCTTATAATTAGAGTCTATAACAAGTCAATTAATCAGACTTTtcaaaccaaattaaattaactgAACCCTTTCTCCCACATACCCTAAAATTTTAGTTAGTTTCAATACGTTATATATTgtggtaaattaaaataaaaataaaataaaatatggtccaatatatatatagtcttgaAATGCATGCAGAATGTAGCAGTAGCAGGTGATGATGGTGGTACAATTGAGACAGATGGACCACTGCACTGCACTGGTGAATGGTGATAAAGGCTAGCTCTCTCAAGTACCATTTTTTGTTATCTGTTACCCTACACCAAGTTCCCATAAACCATCCCAATTTGTTTGCGCCTTTTCTGGGTGCTCTCTCATCACCTAtcactattatattatttaaaccCTTGCCTTTAGCCTGCCTCCTGTCACCCCCTGCCCTATCTGCCCAAACccaccataattatattattttttttaaaattcctttaattttctttcgTTTGTTTCatggaaattttttttcccaaaaaaaaaaaaaaacatcttccTCAAATATGAGAAAAAAGTTTTTATAGActtgatattttgtttttcatacaCATTGGAACAAAGTATCACTTCATAGATGGAAAAATGTAAATGGAAAAATATGCATGCATCTATGAGCGTATTTTTATTTAGGTTGAATATTTGTTGTGGGTTCGAAGGGCAGAAAACTGTGTTCATTGTAGAGGAAGGACCACATACCTTTGTTTAGCAGacaaaaattaaagttcatAGGACAAACCAGCAAGAGGCCCACGCACGTGCATTGCGCGTACGCTCACCTCCACTATTTTGACAGTGACAATTATTTTTGAGTCAGGTTTATGTGAGACTGTCTTACGAATTCTTATCCGTGATATGTGtcaaattaatatgaaaatgtaatactaattaaaaataaaatatttgttacttataagaaaatattataatacttttgaaaacaaatgtaatattcttacattttgatgtaaaagtattacgg
It includes:
- the LOC116032540 gene encoding BTB/POZ domain-containing protein At1g63850; translation: MSSPSNFKIRYSPTAAALPHVADSLAAAASVVYSGSNAVANHDAFSSSFSKFNSALTAGLLNPMSPPPSDDKARASPTLFEMMASEPDRVPKTSPQIPNGFVSTLNQRPNSLVIQDKQALLQQRLSDLLACRSPGNQFNDSSSSDVKLTLSSKDGLSVSMNVHSQILVAHSRFFALKLPEKWAKQPRNSGPYIVEIADCDDIEVYIETLRLMYCKDLKKKLIKEDVPKVLGILKVSAAIGFNAGVLSCLEYLEAAPWAEDEEEKVASLLSELHLEGIGAGEVLKRVSLDAVAGTEDGDGNEEVLLKLLHVVLEGKDEKARREMKGLVSKMLRENSSQNDLRKESLYSACDACLQLLCDCFLRAAGGDLEDISQIARQADNLHWLLDILIDRQVAEDFLRTWASQSELSEAHCRVPAVHRYEVSRVTARLFVGIGKGQLLASKDLRCLLLQTWLTPFYEDFGWMRRATKGLDKHLIEDGLSSTILTLPMALQQEILMSWFNRFLNSGDDCPNIQRGFEIWWRRAFWRRNSEQPEQLRQMRIVTATIENS
- the LOC116032541 gene encoding phosphoglycerate mutase-like protein AT74H produces the protein MTGLFSTLLPPSPSPVVCRKPYSPTCVRCCDDATAGVNIKPPDYNGFPEKKLKHPATLKPPRPRRIILVRHGESQGNVDESVYTRVADPKVGLTDQGVAEAEECGRRIREMIEKDEAEDWKVYFYVSPYRRGLETLRNLAKAFERSRIAGVREEPRLREQDFGNFQDKEQMKIEKAVRKRYGRFFYRFPNGESAADVYDRITGFRETLRNDIDIGRFQPPGEQSPNMNLIMVSHGLTLRVFLMRWYKWTVEQFEGLHNIGNGNMVVMERGYGGRYSLLMHHTKEELIKFGLTDKMLIDQEWQKIAKPGELNYDCLITGPSYFTHFDDDNEN